One window from the genome of Saccharomyces mikatae IFO 1815 strain IFO1815 genome assembly, chromosome: 4 encodes:
- the ATG31 gene encoding Atg31p (similar to Saccharomyces cerevisiae CIS1 (YDR022C); ancestral locus Anc_3.250): MNVTVTVYDKNVKHKLEENDKNNKGLSKNDQSVYNNESKGGDGSDYAMFPTNIRYIFEDNDDEVVNSSDAALTAGIDKTEDELENVIIIQLDESGSLEDITLISDQYELLSHRTNSLSLEENKMRTNGSHGDVYKSNDDGEGLGVGGDKFGMDMDIELDVISQFCDLSPLLGEISLDDLIKLYVTQNDQLQMISNSI, encoded by the coding sequence ATGAACGTCACTGTTACTGTTTATGATAAGAATGTCAAGCACAaattagaagaaaatgacaaGAATAATAAGGGTCTCAGCAAAAATGATCAATCAGTATACAATAATGAATCAAAGGGGGGTGACGGAAGTGACTATGCAATGTTTCCCACTAATATTAGGTACATAtttgaagataatgatgatgaagtcGTGAACTCGAGTGACGCTGCTTTAACGGCAGGTATAGACAAGACTGAGGATGAACTTGAAAATGTTATAATTATCCAGTTGGATGAATCAGGGTCTCTTGAAGATATAACGCTGATCAGTGATCAATATGAGCTCTTGTCACACAGGACAAATAGTCTCAgcttggaagaaaataaaatgagAACAAATGGCTCACATGGTGATGTTTACAAATCAAATGATGATGGAGAAGGACTCGGCGTTGGTGGTGATAAGTTCGGAATGGATATGGACATAGAACTGGACGTGATTTCTCAATTTTGCGACTTATCTCCTTTACTTGGCGAAATAAGTCTGGATGACTTAATTAAGCTTTATGTCACACAGAATGATCAATTACAAATGATTTCCAATTCCATATGA
- the HED1 gene encoding Hed1p (similar to Saccharomyces cerevisiae HED1 (YDR014W-A); ancestral locus Anc_3.238), with protein sequence MQQRTTKRSCSSLVTPFMGPNSTEKSIHPEVASIRRNKRSTTTSAIVNINVVERELFDLELEKQNLRVQYLSKNTQAARYNAKSTKSTYLDAKIITREQEQNQPSKESLKKQSQSSMKKSPPRKKKSLKDLIYETNKAFYQVDSNKVKYKVGLSKKQLLSSKTEGD encoded by the coding sequence ATGCAACAAAGAACAACGAAGAGAAGCTGTTCCTCTTTAGTAACGCCATTTATGGGACCTAATAGTACCGAAAAGAGCATACACCCTGAAGTCGCTTCTATTAGAAGGAACAAAAGATCAACCACAACATCGGCCATAGTGAATATCAATGTTGTTGAAAGAGAGTTATTTGATCTAGAGTTGGAAAAACAGAATCTCCGTGTTCAATATTTGTCTAAGAATACGCAAGCCGCAAGGTACAACGCTAAAAGTACTAAAAGTACTTATTTGGATGcgaaaataataacaagagaacaagaacaaaatcaaCCATCAAAAGAgtctttgaagaaacagTCCCAGTcatcaatgaagaaaagtccaccaaggaagaaaaagagctTGAAGGACTTGATATATGAAACAAACAAGGCATTTTATCAAGTGGACTCCAACAAGGTTAAATATAAGGTAGGCTTATCCAAAAAACAGCTCCTATCGTCAAAAACAGAAGGCGACTGA
- the DAS2 gene encoding putative uridine kinase DAS2 (similar to Saccharomyces cerevisiae DAS2 (YDR020C); ancestral locus Anc_3.248), which yields MDKRAVEEKRIVISIGGGHATGVEAIALYLQNTFKSIYNFINIRVISLDNMTEDGIKNYNNNDYDFDSILDLIYEKHAVTSQNDMIQHDYEDPIDLIIVCGCYALYDKRINDISQLKVYLDSDADKRLISLIKKKNVKSNEQLAQLITEYMDYLRPEMQQYIEPTRAFADLIIPSTNENLGRAMLVDGIVKTIEETKNQIDGNNSNNKIRPRLWDFEAEIMDLEKDRYYDLS from the coding sequence ATGGATAAACGAgctgttgaagaaaaaagaattgtaATTTCTATCGGAGGAGGACATGCTACGGGCGTTGAAGCAATTGCACTGTACCTACAAAATACATttaaaagtatatataacTTTATCAATATAAGAGTAATAAGCCTAGACAATATGACAGAAGATGGGATCAAGAACTACAACAATAATGACTATGATTTTGACAGCATTCTCGATCTAATATATGAAAAGCATGCCGTGACTTCGCAGAATGACATGATTCAACATGATTACGAAGACCCAATAGATTTGATAATAGTATGTGGCTGCTATGCTCTATACGATAAACGAATCAACGATATTTCTCAATTAAAAGTATACTTGGATAGCGATGCCGATAAAAGGTTAATTAGCttaatcaaaaagaaaaatgtaaaaAGTAATGAACAGCTAGCCCAGTTGATCACTGAATACATGGACTATTTGCGCCCGGAAATGCAACAATATATAGAACCCACCAGAGCTTTTGCAGATTTGATTATCCCTTCCACGAATGAAAACCTGGGGCGTGCCATGCTTGTGGATGGTATAGTCAAAACGATCGAAGAGACTAAAAACCAAATAGATGGTAATAATTCGAACAATAAAATACGCCCGCGTTTATGGGATTTTGAAGCTGAGATAATGGACTTGGAGAAGGATAGATATTACGATCTCTCGTGA
- the DAD1 gene encoding Dad1p (similar to Saccharomyces cerevisiae DAD1 (YDR016C); ancestral locus Anc_3.239), which produces MHLPIPVFYYFNCISHKYTLSIAYICIHIYMKRQTNVFCMKRWSPQPVRWKVCFRVKTKIAKILFIRTNNCCQYGEYIITGVWKGSVKWWNACHIYVRMMASTSNDEEKLLSMTDKYFIEQRNIVLQEINETMNSILNGLNGLNISLESSIAVGREFQSVSDLWKTFYDGLESIPDEVPIDEQPTLSQPKTTTK; this is translated from the coding sequence ATGCATTTACCTATTCCtgtcttttattattttaattGCATAAGCCATAAATACACACTGAGCATagcatatatatgtatacatatatatatgaaaagaCAAACGAATGTATTCTGTATGAAAAGGTGGTCACCACAACCCGTTCGTTGGAAAGTGTGCTTCCGGGTAAAGACCAAAATCGCGAAAATACTATTTATTAGAACAAACAACTGCTGCCAATATGGGGAGTACATAATCACAGGAGTGTGGAAAGGATCCGTGAAGTGGTGGAACGCGTGTCATATATATGTACGTATGATGGCTAGTACATCTAATGATGAGGAAAAGTTGTTATCAATGACTGATAAGTACTTCATTGAGCAAAGAAATATAGTGTTGCAAGAGATCAACGAGACTATGAACTCGATCTTGAATGGTCTGAACGGTCTTAATATATCGTTGGAAAGTTCAATAGCTGTGGGGAGAGAATTTCAATCCGTTTCAGACTTGTGGAAAACATTTTATGATGGATTAGAGAGCATACCTGACGAAGTGCCCATTGACGAGCAACCTACATTATCTCAACCAAAAACAACGACAAAGTAG
- the KCS1 gene encoding inositol polyphosphate kinase KCS1 (similar to Saccharomyces cerevisiae KCS1 (YDR017C); ancestral locus Anc_3.240), giving the protein MDTSDEIHDKIPNTLRKQQQHLHENEPKECVTTLKDLNVPETKKLSPVLHGRKASTYLRIFRDDECLADNNNGSDSNNGGSLTCADKITRSESTSKSISEALQSSGKKKNSEASSSSLSSFISSQHEETVLKGNKHVAHSNNINKRRQKTDEDVAKQQSYQPHVTHQQTPPESIQNIDEACISPKSTYQNTLHGISDDLTLKPVSSATYYPHKSKADPTYEEKDKMENDTDTIQPTTISFESNVATLPRTYNRQTFKVKTHSTLSQSLRQENINNRNNKIVQHSVQQNKPIKEQPNLFVQDKEDEQAEGEEDEGENEHREYPLAVELKPFTNRVGGHTAIFRFSKRAVCKALVNRENRWYENIELCHKELLQFMPRYIGVLNVRQHFQSRDDFLSDLDQKNNSNEKNKMIEDSQNNDDVALSVEPTGTPLTHIHSFPLEHSSRQVLQKEHPEVEPIHSQHVKRSLSSSNQPSLLPEVVLNDNRHIIPESLWYKYSDSPNSAPNDSYFSSSSSHNSCSFGDRGNMNKLKRRDSGSTMINTELKNLVIREVFAPKFFRRKRNINTIAIGNHDARSDSNPSFLTQKSRASSHDASSASIKTLDVSSSQANIQIDDPNVSPNIHGPFLKKSLHERISNALEGSHSVMDLKQFHKNEQIKHKNSFCNTLSPILTATNSRNDDDFVSSPNCISNTQEGVFDMDEDTGNETIKMDNHNRHDSGGKDIIIKSLGYNVSNDYSHHDIESITFEETSHTIVSKFILLEDLTRNMSKPCALDLKMGTRQYGVDAKRTKQLSQRAKCLKTTSRRLGVRICGLKVWNKDYYITRDKYFGRRVKVGWQFARVLARFLYDGETVESLIRQIPRLIKQLDTLYSEIFNLKGYRLYGASLLLMYDGDANKSNSKRKRAANVKVNLIDFARCVTKEDALECMDKFRIPPKSPNIEDKGFLRGVKSLKFYLLLIWNYLTSDMPLIYDESEMSNMINKETNSNSSAFATGSKIKFNNKWDWLDEFDQEDEEMYNDPNSKLRQKWRKYELIFDAEPRYNDDAQVSD; this is encoded by the coding sequence ATGGATACCTCTGACGAAATTCATGATAAAATACCCAATACATTGAgaaaacaacagcagcacTTACACGAAAATGAACCAAAAGAATGCGTAACAACACTAAAAGATCTTAACGTACCCGAAACGAAAAAGCTTTCCCCCGTATTACATGGCAGAAAGGCAAGTACATACTTAAGAATTTTTAGAGATGATGAATGTTTAGCCGATAACAATAATGGCTCAGATAGTAACAATGGCGGATCTCTGACATGTGCGGACAAAATAACAAGGTCGGAATCAACTTCTAAATCAATATCGGAAGCATTACAATCTTCcggtaaaaaaaaaaattcagaggcttcatcttcatcattgtcAAGTTTTATTTCATCTCAGCACGAGGAAACCGTATTAAAGGGCAATAAGCACGTGGCACAtagcaataatattaataagaGGAGGCAAAAAACTGATGAGGACGTTGCAAAACAACAATCATACCAACCACATGTGACACATCAACAAACTCCTCCAGAATCGATACAAAATATAGATGAGGCGTGCATCTCGCCCAAGTCCACTTATCAGAACACTCTACATGGAATATCGGATGACTTAACATTAAAGCCTGTTTCTTCCGCAACTTACTATCCCCACAAAAGTAAAGCGGACCCTACCTATGAggaaaaagataaaatggaaaatgatACCGATACTATTCAACCTACCACCATAAGTTTTGAATCTAATGTAGCAACGCTTCCCAGAACGTATAACAGGCAAACTTTCAAGGTCAAGACTCACTCAACTTTATCACAGTCTTTGAGgcaagaaaatatcaataatcgtaataataaaatagttCAACATTCTGTACAACAAAATAAACCAATCAAAGAACAACCCAACCTTTTTGTTCAAGATAAAGAAGACGAGCAAGCGGAGGgagaagaggatgaaggTGAGAATGAACATAGGGAATATCCCCTGGCAGTGGAACTAAAGCCATTTACGAATAGAGTAGGAGGTCACACAGCGATTTTTAGATTTTCTAAGAGAGCGGTTTGCAAGGCTTTGGTTAATAGAGAAAACAGGTGGTATGAGAATATAGAATTATGTCATAAAGAACTCTTGCAATTCATGCCACGTTATATTGGTGTTCTAAATGTTAGGCAACATTTTCAATCAAGAGATGATTTTTTAAGCGATCTAGatcaaaagaacaacagtaacgaaaaaaacaaaatgatAGAGGATAGCCAGAACAACGATGATGTTGCGCTTAGTGTAGAACCTACTGGAACTCCTTTAACTCACATACATTCCTTCCCCTTGGAACATTCATCGAGGCAAGTGCTCCAAAAGGAGCATCCTGAAGTAGAACCAATTCATTCTCAACATGTCAAAAGGTCACTGTCGAGTTCCAATCAACCTTCTTTATTACCCGAGGTAGTTCTAAATGATAACAGGCACATTATACCGGAATCGTTGTGGTACAAATATTCTGACTCTCCTAATTCGGCACCAAATGATTCatacttttcttcctcctcttctCATAACTCGTGTTCCTTTGGTGATCGTGGCAATAtgaacaaattaaaaagaCGCGATTCTGGTTCTACAATGATCAATACTGAACTGAAGAATCTAGTCATAAGAGAAGTATTTGCACCAAAATTCTTTCGAAGGAAGAGGAATATCAACACGATTGCGATAGGAAACCATGACGCGCGCTCCGATTCCAATCCATCTTTTCTCACACAAAAATCAAGAGCCTCGTCCCATGATGCATCGAGTGCCTCCATAAAGACTCTTGATGTTTCCTCGTCACAAGCGAACATACAGATAGATGACCCAAATGTCAGTCCGAATATACATGGTCCCTTCTTGAAAAAGTCGCTTCATGAAAGAATATCTAATGCCTTAGAAGGATCACATTCAGTGATGGATTTGAAGCAATTCCacaaaaatgaacaaatCAAACATAAGAACTCATTCTGCAATACTTTGTCCCCTATTCTCACTGCAACTAATTCTagaaatgatgatgattttgtttcttctccAAATTGTATCAGTAATACACAAGAGGGTGTCTTTGATATGGATGAAGATACGGGAAATGAAACAATAAAGATGGATAATCATAACCGCCATGACAGCGGCGGTAAGGACATAATTATAAAATCTTTAGGATATAACGTTTCGAATGATTATAGTCATCATGACATTGAATCAATCACGTTTGAAGAAACATCCCACACCattgtttcaaaattcaTTCTATTAGAAGATTTAACAAGAAACATGAGCAAACCCTGTGCTTTGGATCTAAAGATGGGGACAAGACAATATGGTGTAGATGCTAAAAGAACTAAACAACTATCACAACGTGCGAAGTGCTTAAAGACAACGTCTAGGAGATTAGGTGTTAGGATCTGCGGACTAAAAGTTTGGAATAAAGATTATTATATCACAAGAGACAAATACTTCGGTAGAAGAGTAAAGGTTGGTTGGCAATTTGCTAGGGTTCTTGCAAGATTCTTGTATGATGGTGAGACGGTCGAAAGTTTAATTAGGCAAATTCCAAGACTAATCAAGCAATTAGATACTTTAtattctgaaatttttaatttgaaaGGTTACAGATTATATGGTGCATCTTTATTACTAATGTATGATGGTGATGCTAATAAATCAAATTctaaaaggaaaagagcCGCTAATGTTAAAGTCAATTTGATCGATTTTGCACGTTGTGTGACTAAAGAAGATGCATTAGAATGTATGGACAAATTTCGTATACCCCCAAAATCGCCAAATATAGAAGATAAAGGGTTCTTGCGAGGCGTGAAGAGCTTAAAGTTTTATCTGTTGCTAATCTGGAATTACCTGACTTCTGATATGCCATTAATTTACGATGAATCAGAAATGAGTAACATGATCAATAAAGAAACGAATTCGAATAGTTCTGCTTTCGCCACCGGTTCGAAAATTAAGTTTAACAATAAATGGGATTGGTTAGATGAATTTGaccaagaagatgaagaaatgtATAATGATCCAAATAGTAAACTAAGACAAAAATGGAGGAAATACGAGCTTATTTTCGACGCTGAACCAAGATACAATGACGATGCTCAAGTTAGCGATTGA
- the MLG1 gene encoding putative acyltransferase (similar to Saccharomyces cerevisiae CST26 (YBR042C) and YDR018C; ancestral locus Anc_3.244): MFHHLGKMRKHQETHKRDIYQKTSNVFIKGLQRLFIICLFLLGSLSIVIFQVCLQLLLPWSKIKLQNGMNQSKKAFIILLCLILNMVAPSSLNVTFETSHPLKISSNTMSHFKFKDRAIIIANHQMYADWIYLWWLSLVSNLGGNVFIILKKTLKYVPLLGFGMQNFKFIFLSRNWQKDEETLTNSLVSMDMNARCMGPLTDYKNCYSNTNESVAAYNLIMFPEGTNLSLKTREKSEAYRQRAHLSHVQLRHLLLPHSKGLKFALEKLTPSLEAIYDVTIGYSPALKTEYVGTKFTLKKIFLMGIYPEKVDFHIREFKVNEIPLQDDEAFFNWLLDVWKEKDELLENYYNTGYFKGNDKNKNPSAVITKQTKGFHHDSLAPWILSYYCFFAFLILLFTMKKLLELTLS; this comes from the coding sequence ATGTTTCATCATTTAGGAAAGATGAGGAAGCATCAAGAGACCCATAAGCGTGacatttatcaaaaaaccAGCAATGTATTTATTAAAGGATTACAAAGGTTATTCATTATTTGCCTGTTCCTTTTAGGTTCACTGAGTATCGTGATCTTTCAGGTCTGTTTGCAGCTGCTTCTTCCCTGGAGCAAAATTAAGCTACAGAATGGTATGAATCAAAGTAAGAAAGCCTTTATCATTTTATTGTGCTTGATTTTAAACATGGTCGCACCCTCTTCTTTGAATGTTACTTTCGAAACATCGCACCCATTAAAGATTTCATCTAATACGATGTCGCACTTTAAATTTAAAGACAGAGCTATAATCATTGCCAATCATCAGATGTATGCAGATTGGATTTACCTCTGGTGGCTTTCCCTTGTCTCAAATTTGGGTGGTAACGTCTTCATCATTCTGAAGAAGACTTTAAAGTATGTCCCGCTATTGGGATTTGGCATGCAGAACTTtaaatttatatttttaagTAGAAACTGGCAAAAGGATGAGGAAACCTTGACTAACAGCTTGGTTTCCATGGACATGAATGCAAGGTGCATGGGGCCCCTTACGGATTATAAGAATTGTTACTCCAACACAAATGAATCTGTTGCCGCTTATAATTTAATCATGTTCCCTGAGGGAACAAACCTAAGCCTCAagacaagagaaaaaagtgaGGCATACCGCCAAAGAGCACATTTGAGTCATGTTCAATTAAGGCATCTCTTACTACCGCATTCTAAAGGTTTGAAGTTTGCACTGGAAAAGTTAACTCCTAGTTTAGAAGCAATTTATGATGTCACTATTGGGTATTCTCCTGCATTGAAAACAGAATATGTTGGCACCAAATTCACATTaaagaagatatttttaatGGGTATATACCCAGAGAAAGTAGATTTCCATATAAGAGAGTTCAAAGTAAATGAGATACCCTTACAAGATGATGAagcttttttcaattggcTGCTGGATGTAtggaaagagaaagatgAACTACTCGAAAACTATTACAACACAGGTTATTTTAAAGGTAATGACAAAAACAAGAATCCATCCGCCGTAATTAccaaacaaacaaaaggATTTCATCATGACTCCCTGGCACCCTGGATTCTTTCGTACTACTGTTTTTTCGCTTTTCTTATCCTTTTATTTacaatgaaaaaacttCTCGAGCTAACCTTGAGTTAA
- the FAL1 gene encoding ATP-dependent RNA helicase FAL1 (similar to Saccharomyces cerevisiae FAL1 (YDR021W); ancestral locus Anc_3.249), producing MSFNRDEDLKLKFKTSKKLKVSPTFESMNLKDDLLRGIYSYGFDAPSSIQSRAITQIISGKDVIAQAQSGTGKTATFTIGLLQAIDLRKRDLQALILSPTRELASQIGQVVKNLGDYMNVNAFAMTGGKTLKDDLKKVQKHGCQVVSGTPGRVLDMIKRQMLQTRNVQMLVLDEADELLSETLGFKQQIYDIFAKLPKNCQVVVVSATMNKDILEVTRKFMNDPVKILVKRDEISLEGIKQYVVNVDKEDWKFDTLCDIYDSLTITQCVIFCNTKKKVDWLSQRLSQSNFAVVSMHGDMKQEERDKVMNEFRTGHSRVLISTDVWARGIDVQQVSLVINYDLPEIIENYIHRIGRSGRFGRKGVAINFITKTDSAKLREIEKFYSIKIKPMPANFAELS from the coding sequence ATGTCGTTTAACAGAGATGAAGACCtaaaattaaaatttaaaacatcaaaaaaactaaaagtTTCTCCGACTTTTGAGAGTATGAATCTAAAAGACGACTTACTTCGAGGAATATACTCATACGGGTTTGACGCACCATCCTCGATCCAATCGAGGGCCATTACACAAATTATTTCGGGTAAGGATGTTATTGCGCAAGCACAATCAGGTACCGGTAAAACGGCCACTTTTACGATTGGCCTTTTACAAGCAATTGATTTGAGGAAAAGGGATTTGCAAGCTTTGATATTGTCTCCAACACGTGAGTTAGCAAGCCAAATTGGACAGgtagtgaaaaatttgggCGATTATATGAATGTTAATGCATTTGCCATGACAGGTGGTAAGACTTTGAAagatgatttgaagaaagtgcAAAAACATGGCTGCCAAGTCGTTAGTGGAACACCAGGAAGAGTACTAGACATGATCAAAAGGCAAATGTTGCAGACAAGGAATGTTCAAATGTTAGTTCTAGATGAGGCTGATGAATTATTAAGTGAGACTCTGGGTTTTAAACAACAGATATATGATATCTTTGCTAAATTGCCCAAAAACTGTCAAGTTGTTGTTGTAAGTGCAACAATGAATAAGGACATCTTAGAAGTAACCAGAAAATTTATGAATGATCCGGTTAAAATCCTGGTAAAGCGGGATGAAATATCACTTGAGGGTATCAAACAATATGTCGTCAACGTTGACAAAGAAGACTGGAAATTCGATACTCTGTGTGATATATACGACTCTTTAACGATTACACAATGTGTCATATTTTgtaatacaaaaaaaaaagtagatTGGTTATCTCAGCGGCTAAGTCAATCCAACTTTGCAGTAGTTTCCATGCATGGTGATATGAAACAAGAGGAAAGAGATAAAGTAATGAATGAATTTAGGACAGGTCATTCTCGTGTACTAATATCAACGGATGTTTGGGCACGTGGTATTGATGTTCAACAAGTTTCTTTGGTCATCAATTATGACCTGCCAGAAATAATAGAAAATTACATCCATCGTATCGGTAGAAGTGGTCGATTTGGTAGAAAAGGTGTGGCTATAAACTTCATCACTAAAACTGACTCAGCAAAGCTGAGAGAAATCGAAAAATTTTACtctatcaaaataaaaCCAATGCCAGCAAATTTTGCAGAATTAtcataa
- the GCV1 gene encoding glycine decarboxylase subunit T (similar to Saccharomyces cerevisiae GCV1 (YDR019C); ancestral locus Anc_3.246), translated as MPVIKNLVFKRFNSNLKKTALHDLHVSLGGTMVPYAGYSMPVLYKGQTHIESHNWTRNNAGLFDVSHMLQSKLSGPQSVKFLQRVTPTDFNVLPVGSGTLSVLLNPEGGVVDDTIITKETQNNEFYIVTNAGCAKRDTEFLRGELQNDPTLDCQWEIIQGRSLLALQGPKAKDVLGPLLLKSAQGKDLKELFFGQRHEFPLKDGTLVQIARGGYTGEDGFEISVPNEKAVKFAEQLLANPVMKPIGLAARDSLRLEAGMCLYGHELDESITPVEAALNWVISKSRRNIVNGKDRFNGYAKITDQLNNKTYSKVRVGFKYLKKGPAARDGVKIFLPDAQTEVGLVTSGSASPSLSNINIGQGYVQKGYHKKGTELLVQVRNKFYPIELAKMPLVPTHYYKQ; from the coding sequence ATGCCTGTAATCAAGAATCTTGTGTTTAAGAGGTTCAATTCAAATCTAAAGAAAACAGCCCTTCATGATCTTCATGTGTCATTAGGTGGTACAATGGTGCCTTATGCAGGTTATTCCATGCCTGTGTTGTATAAGGGACAAACTCATATCGAATCGCATAACTGGACAAGAAACAATGCCGGTTTATTTGATGTTTCTCACATGTTACAAAGTAAGTTATCTGGCCCACAATCCGTTAAATTTTTACAACGTGTTACGCCTACAGATTTTAATGTTTTACCTGTAGGGTCGGGAACCTTAAGTGTTCTATTGAATCCGGAGGGTGGTGTGGTAGATGATACAATTATCACGAAAGAAACCCAAAACAATGAGTTTTATATCGTGACCAATGCTGGTTGTGCAAAGAGAGACACCGAGTTCCTTCGCGGTGAGCTGCAGAATGATCCTACTTTAGATTGCCAATGGGAAATAATTCAAGGTAGGTCGCTATTGGCACTACAAGGCCCTAAAGCCAAGGATGTTCTGGGACCACTTCTGCTAAAATCAGCTCAGGGgaaagatttgaaagaattattttttggaCAGAGACACGAATTTCCGTTGAAGGATGGTACTTTAGTTCAAATAGCTAGAGGCGGGTATACTGGTGAAGATGGATTTGAAATCAGTGTTCCAAACGAGAAGGCCGTTAAATTTGCAGAACAACTTCTGGCTAATCCAGTAATGAAGCCCATCGGGTTAGCCGCCAGAGATAGTTTAAGATTGGAAGCTGGCATGTGCTTATACGGCCATGAATTGGATGAAAGTATCACCCCAGTAGAAGCTGCGTTAAACTGGGTGATTTCCAAGTCAAGAAGAAACATAGTAAATGGAAAAGACAGGTTCAATGGATATGCCAAGATAACGGACCAGCTAAACAATAAGACTTACAGCAAGGTACGAGTTGGATTCAAATACTTAAAGAAAGGACCTGCTGCTAGGGACGGTGTCAAGATCTTCTTGCCCGATGCTCAAACAGAAGTAGGCCTAGTAACATCAGGTAGTGCATCTCCAAGTTTAAGCAACATCAATATCGGACAAGGTTATGTGCAGAAGGGCTATCACAAAAAGGGCACAGAGTTGCTGGTTCAAGTAAGGAATAAGTTTTATCCGATTGAACTTGCCAAGATGCCTCTTGTACCTACACATTATTACAAGCAGTAG